A window of Pseudophryne corroboree isolate aPseCor3 chromosome 1, aPseCor3.hap2, whole genome shotgun sequence genomic DNA:
CCCCAGAGGAAGTGGAGGCCATGCAGATCAGGCACATAGCGCTGTACATCACGTCATGTATAATAAATGTACTCTATAAGTATGTATGAGATTGCAGTCACAGACTGTGACATGTCCCCGAAATGGTCACAACACACCTGCATTAGAGTCACCACCCCACCCTGTTACTGCCCACCATTGCCCCCTGATGGTCAGTCACTTTGCATACAAATCCTCAATGTGAGCAACTCTAATTCATCttggcacatgcacagtgtgactcaGATGCATGCTCAGTAGAAAAAAATGCCCATTTGCACAAACATCAGCATTGTATTCACCTCTGAATCCGGCCCATTACATGGTGCATCATGATTTGTATAAGAAATGTCCTTTTCTACAGATTAGATGCAAAGTGTGCTGCCTCACGTCCTGTATTATAACATTTAGATGGCTTTTGCATATGTTTTGTCTCCCCCATTGTCTGTGTCTGGTTGgggaacccttgcctctctgctgtgcATCCACTGAGTTAGGAATTGCTGCCAGCTTATGCCTGTACCACACCATCTGTATCCTTACCAATGAATATGGCACAATGACAGATGCAGAATATATACAAGGTTGGCCAAGCAGCTCAAGGAAATAGCAGAAAAGTAGCTATACAGATCTTCTAATAACAATTCTCTTCCAGATGTACTGTAGCCAAGCAAATCATTTAAGTTGTCTAGTCCCTATGAAAACACATTCTGGACACACTGACAGTCTGAATGGAGAAACTCCCTCACACATTCTTCCTTACAGATAAAATAACAGTATCTGCTTTCTGCAACTTCTCTAATCAACTATACGATCAAAGGAATGAGCATGTACATTAATAAATGAAACAATGGCAGGGAAATCTAACACATATCTTACATTATTGCTATATACTGCATGACACTTCTCTTTGCAGCTTAATTAGTTTGTTGCTGTCAAAACATGTCAGAACTTGAGCACAGAATTCCATGCTGATATTAAATGTAATTAGTGTTAAACGCACTTAATGGTGGCATACTCACTTTATAGTAGTTTCTAGAATAGTCTTTAATGATGTAGATTTTCCCCCAAGGCTTCTTCTTTTTtcgcttttttttgttttgttaagtAGTGACATATACTAATTAATAGGTGCTATATTCTAATAtatttgaatgtgtgtgtgtatatatatatatatatatatatatatacatatatatattcacacatattgtatatatatatatagttatacttcaCAGTGTTTATGGTAAACACAGCAATGCTTTCTATTACTGCTGATATTAAACTACACACATCAATCCTACTTTTTAAGACATTGCAACTGCAACTTTTTGATGTGTTAGCTATTCGGGCAATAGATAAAAAATCATCTGTAGTTAACTGTACTAGTACACGGTCACAAAATAGTAAATGCACTTAAATGACTACATTTATTTGTAACCTGAGAAAGCATGTACATTCCAACAGGATACTTCAGCCAGAGTTCTCTATGAAACATAATACACAACGGTGATCTGCTCAGTATTGTCTGGTAGCCTTTGCCTAGTCCTTTGGTCATTTGCATAACTGTTACCATGGTGAAAGTATCATGTTGGGAATAATAGGTTATTTTAATAGCTACAGTACCTGTACTTTTAATTTGCAAAACAACCATTCAGTGTAGAAATCTAGATAATGATATcataaatttatattttttttaccaTAACACAATTGAAATAAGTATTTGGGATCTTTCTTATATGATATCCTTTGTATGCCTGTTATACAATAATATGTTGTCACATTGTCATGCACTATATACAATGGGGGTACATTTTCTATTACTGTAACCATCCATATAGAAAACAAAATATTTTATAGTAGCAGCTTACACCTATGGGAACAGCTACATGGACTGCTATGGGTTAAATCTTCTTACTATATAGAAAATTATATTTCTTCATGGTACAAGACTGGATATGTAAGTGACATTGACATACTGTATCTATCCATACACCATGTTGTTCTATCTTACCATACTGGAAGTAACGTGTACCATAGCCTGGTCTCTGTCTTTGGCTTGTTCTGCGCCTTTCATAGGTATCAAAATAGTTGTAATAGGTTTCTTCACTGTATTTATAGGGGTTGTATGGATCATCTGCTTGCATTATATCCGGTCCAGCTCTATTGCTTGCAGTGGCATTCTGTCTCTGGGATTGTTGACCACTCAGTGGATGAAGTGTACTTTGTTGTCTCTCTGTACTGCCATCTTCTCTGCTCCTTTGTCTTCCTGTAGCACCATCTCCAGGGTTCCTTAGTCTTGATGCCTGGAACCAAAGCTGGTCAGCCCTTGGACTTTGCGTGTTTGTATGCTGTAAGCCCCTATTTGAGTTGCTATCAGGATTAGAAGACGGTGGCCTTCCACTGTCTGGCAGGGTAATGTTAGTGTGATTTGTAGTGCTAAGTAAAAGCGTAGAACTGCGGTGTGCATTACTCACAGATTCTCTCCTCCTTGGAACCCGGTACTGAGAACCTTGACTGAGCAGGCTGTGAACCTTCCCACTGTTTTGCCATTGTATCCTATGTCTCCAAAAAGCACTACGACCATTGGGATTTATATAGTTTTGACAGCTCCCTTCAAAAGTACAATAAAAGTACACAAAGAACTGCAATAAAAGCATACCACCCAGTGAGCAAACCATATTGATCAATTAAAGATTAACTAATGCTAGGATAATACAGCATATAAAACGAGGTAGAAGAGTTGAAATGTGAAAGATCAGAGAGGAGGCTTGTCACCTATATATATTAGGTAGCAGTAAAAATGTTAgctgagagagagaagggagagctcTCATATTTCTAATATTTTGCTGGTGCTGGTTACGAGAAAAGGGGAAGGGGATTGGGAGTAAGGTTACCAGACCACCCCTTTAAACTAGAAGTTATAGAAAATGCAAGTGCCAGGAATGAAGTGGAatccatgtatctgacctgcaatcAGCACAGCCCTGTAATgtaaataggaaacacagttcttcATTATTGCTAGGAGTGGTCTGCTAAGTGTGGATGGGGGATTTAAAGTTTCCAtggttttttaaacataaaaaagaAAGTTTTCTGGCTGACTGCCCTCATGTTATTTATTCAGATTACAGAGTGAGAATGTGTGACTTGACATATCTTCCAGATCTGCCTATGCGGCTGAACACACACCAGCATGCCTAGTGAGACTCCAGAATGCACACTGTGAAGGGCACATCTCCAGATTCAAAGGTGAGAACAGCAAACTGCAAACAGGTCATCCTGGGGATAATCATGGAGCAACAAGGCCATATGCAGACACATCTGTCTGGAATCATACTGCaaggaaagagtgtgtgtgtgtgtgtgtgtgtgtgtgtgtgtgtgtgcgtgcgtgcgtgcgtgcatgcgtgtgtgtgtgtgtatatatatatatatatatatatatactttaacaTAATACTCTGCCTTTTTCATAGCAGAATAGCAGAATACTGTTGATTTATTTCTACTAGAGAATGGGCTATATAAATACAGGTATATCACATGATATAGCTTTCGCTTACGGATTCCAGTGGACTATGCAGAGGTATACTAATAATAAATGCAGTGTTTTGGAATTTACATAACTTATCTGCCATACTAGGGTCCGATAATGTGGTGTCTGTGCTATAATATGATAACCTGTGATGTTCTCTCTTCCCTAGTTCCGCTATAGACTGAGGTGCTAGCCTCTGTGTATTGTTACTAAGATGGTAAATATTGGCCTTAGGTTTGAATTGGCTGCGCCTGTCAGACAGACCTTTCCCTGGTAAATGTTAAGTCTGTGACTTAGATTTCAATAAGGGTTTTCATGTAACCAGAACACagtgagtgttgcatgcttctttattGAAAAACTGCAGGAAACCAAAAGACACAGAATGATATTCATACGCCAACTATTACAAACACAAATTAAGATCCGTTTGCTGGTCAGAAAATCAGAgggttgttttttgtttgtttgacaaTAGTCGGCCCACGTAGAAGTTAGCAGTTAGGTGAAAAGGAATAAAATGATTTCAGGTAAAAAGGTATTATTATCTGAAATACTACATGTTCCAGGTGCTTTACCTGTAAAAGAGCAGGAGTTTACGAAGGTTAATGTGTGGCTGAAATTCAAGTGGGAAGATTGGTTTGATGAAGAACTGGCCAAATGATACTCAGTAGGGACAGGCTATACTTCAGTGAGGAGGTGGCAGGGCAAGCAGCATGGGTTGGGGGGAATATGGGTAGAAGAGTAGAGACTATTAAAATCAGAAACTGGCAGGAGGGTGAAGGTAAAGAATAATGAGCAATATGGTGTTACTAGAGATCTGGATTAATGGAGAGGATTATAATAAGATTGGTATAAACTTGGTTGGATAAGATTTATATAACTGGATGGTGAATAGGAATTACTAGAGCATATTTAGGAAATATGGGAAAGGGTGAGTGATATGTCTATTGCAAAATATTCTTTAGAACTCTTGTAGAAGGATATTGCTTAGTAAGGTGACAATGCAGGTGCCTGGAAAACAGGACACTGATAAGGTAGGACTTGCTTCTGCTGTAGTGAGACATATGCCACTAATAACACTGAGGCTATCACCAACAGTAACTGTCAAAGTGGTTGCTGAGAAAAAGAAGACGTAAGATGTCAAGAGAACCTAATGTCATCTTGTCAGGCAGTTGCCACAGATCCCATTCCATAATGGATTACCATTTCCTTTCTTCCACATCACCTGTCCCTCCCAGGAGCCATTACTTACATTTCTTACTCTAGCAGCTGTTTTTCTGCTCCGTTTTCAGACCTCCCAAATCTCTGCAGTTCTCCCTAAACATACTTATGAAATGTATGTAAATTCTGACATGACTGGCAGTTGCTTTGTTCTTCTAGCATTGTGGCAATGTGTGATGGACATTATACAATTACAGCCATTCAGCATATTTTGAATAATGTATTCGTATATGCTCATATCAACCAATAGAAAGTGTCATATATTTCTTTAGAATTAAATATTACTAAAAAAGGAAGGCCACAATGTAAATGATAATAGCAAGGATATAGTATAATATAAactgtttattatactgtacattttatACACCAATGAACCTCtatttgaaaataataataataataataataataataataatactaacaatAACAATATAGCAAGTCCTGTTGGAATTCTGCCCATAAGTAACAAATAAAATAAAGTAGTTCAAGGTTTGTTTTTTTAAGTAAATCAGATTATATAACATATCAAGTTTCTGGTTAACATGGGCAGGAACTTGGTTTAACCTAATATCTAGGGGAACACAGTACTGACTGAGAACCATCCACCAAATTCCAATCCACCCTCTACTACTGCCTTTAACTGGGGGTGTAATCagcggcgtcacaaggcgggtgcagggggtgcgaCCCTCACCCAGGTGTGAtgcctggaaggggtgacaccaatctgtgggctcctccgcagtgacaggagccaggtgctgcagtgtgaaagtctgctacagcacccggctccagtcatagaagaggagccgacagcgctgcaggcagtctctgggggcagcccagtacagcccagcatctccggagatgctgggcacgcccctggaGTGACAATCCCCCGAGGCTATGCCCCCTTTATTTGCGCCCATGCCCCATTTTTTGCCATGAGCGCGTCTCCGGTGTGCTGGCATATCAAGGGGGACGCCTCTGGGTGTGATACTGGTTActggatgccagcagtcacatgaccgattGCAGAATCCTGGCCTTTAGAAAGgcaacaggggatggggtaattaatttattcctcctctgccccctaccctaaccctaactcacctggGGAGGTGACTAGGGCTAAGGACACAggaggtggtggctagggctaatatcaaggggtggcagctagggcaaaGGACACAGGTGGTGGCAggttggactttcctcttaatttatgattgcaatcatctaTCAataagttcaacacaggtgatgccaatcatatattaagagggaagtccaggtagataatatattgtccctcctggaatgtgtcatgttgggaggtattcacaatctaatatacacccctcccccttcccctcagacccctgtcttaagtgcccaggGCCCAGTCTCTTTTATAAAATATACCCAGGAAGATTTAAAAAGAAAATggatatcatatcatatcataggGTTTGGAATATGGTGTATATCACAGGTTGTAACCAGAGCAGACATTTTTGTCCCTTGCTAGAGCACATCTGTTCTGATTGGCTCATTATGACAAGGCCACTTGTTGGTGTTATGTTACATGTGAGAATTCACAGATGGGGTTCTTAGTGCCATGCAGACAGCTCTGCATTCTACCCCCAAATTATCTTCTCACAAATTTAAGACTGTTACAAGCTGCGAATGTagcttgcattctgtttatgtttttatgttgtgagtctgttgtaTTTTTGTTAGCACTCCAGGTTTTTTTATGTACTTGTTTGGGGTACTGTTGTGGGCCACCTTTGGTGAgtactgtgtaactgcagcctgtctcctgtatgtgtggcctgtgcagtctcacctgtcagataattagccaTTATCTTGTGTCTggttttccagccatcctgattggggcttgcttAACTTtttacccagcctgcccttcacCTGAGGccagttatagcttcctgtttcttGTTTGTACCTGTGTCCGGTCCCTGACCTTGGTGGAATCTAGAATTTCTGCAGTTAGTGCTGTCTGTTTCAGTTGCCATGCCTGCTATCACTGCACACAGTGTAATCCTGCTCTGAAGCCGGTCTCAGTCTCAGTGTCTCTGGATCTCTGCTTCCCTTCCCGAAGCTCTGTTCCAGTTCCAAATTCCGAGCTTCTTCAGAATCTCCATCAGACAGTTTAAGCTAAGTCCTGGGATTTGCATTGGTTTTTTTCAGAGTTTGAGTTACCTCTTGTATTTGATTATtgatatcatcctgtgcattgttgcatttacataccatGTGTTTGATtattataccaccctgtgcattgttgcatttcatacacattcagtgtttattattatatcaccctgtgcactGTTGCACCTGCGTACAATTTGTTTATAATCTCTGTCTGAGTATTAGGCAGGGTTATTTAGGGTTGTGTTATGTGACGTCTCACTGAACTGTATTTACTCCTGCCCAGCCTCCAATGGTTGCTTTGTCCTTACATAAGACCTCTGGTCATCTGAGTATGAGGTGGACGTGATTAACCCTGAAAAGGTAACTGCTATTGGTGAAGCCTAGCATCTCacaaggctaaaagactgctgggcaggggATAATTGTGTGAGCATCACCAGGTACCACCTTATAACCCAGGAGACTGAGTAGTCTCcataacaatttttttttcaaatttcaAGTTTGTACATGCCAAagtctctctccgtacagcactatcGGTAGCTGCAAAGTAATGTTAGTCACCAAAAGTTGATTTAATAGTTGTCACATTATTTCTGACTGAAAACAGCCAGATGATCTGTCCAGTGTCTACTATATTGTTATTCTGTTACCTCATATATCATGTATTCCCCACATGTTTTAGATTCTAAACTCATTTGGGCAGTTCTTTATGTAAAGTTTCATGTCAGTGAATGTAATTTGTTTATGTTATATTGTGTCACAATTAAATACAGTAATATGTAAGCACTCTATAAATAGAGGATAATAGTGGCTTCTGCTAGGTAAGCATGTCACTAGATGGGTAATTGATGGGAATCTGCATTACATAATGATAGTTACTGTAGATGGGATCCTGCACCGTATACTGGCCACATgaggctaagggggacatttactaagcagtgataagagcggaggagtgagccagtggagaagttgcccatggcaaccaatcagcactgaagtaacatctataatttgcatactagaaaaatgatacagagctgctgattggttgatggggcaacttctccactggctcacttctccactcttatcactgcttagtaaatgtccccctaaatcctaCTTTATATGTCATGGGCTGTGTAGCATCCTACCAGCCGTAAGACAAGTGTTCTTTGTTCTCCCAATATTGCAGGGGGATACATATTatatcccggcagatgggatgccggctgtcactataccgacagcagcatcccgtttaCTGGAATTTCAGCAGCAAGTCCCCTCGCGGGCCCAttgggctcaccacaggttctattcccactcagttggtggtgtgTACCCACCAACCTAGTGGGAATACAGAAcgtgtgtcaggattccggcgtctccTGAATGCTTGGGTCcttacagccggtatattgactgcatcccattgcaGGGCATGCAGTAGTTAAGGCTTGGCAAGTGTTCATGATCACAAATTAAACAGGTAGTGCTCTTCAATGTGCCAGCCAGTCCTCACTATAATGCTTCAGTAAAGACTCATTGCCTGGCAACGAGGCGGCAATGCCACAGCAAGATATGGTTATTTTAGACTGGACAGCAGAGAAATGAAGGAGACCCTAAAGAGCTTTATAGTGTTATCTAAGCTCTACTAAGCcataaggggagatttatcaaatcttggagagagataaagtactaatcagTCAGCTCCGAAATGTAATTtcaaacctgtaacatggcagttaggagctgattggttagaacTTTATCTGTCACCACTCAATCTCTATCCAAGCGTTGATCAATCTTCCTAATAGATTGTATAGCAGTCGCTGGAAAGGACatatgctttatttatttattatttatttattaacagtttcttatatagcgcagcaaattccgttgcgctttacaatttgaaataacaataacaaactgggtgataacagtcatagaggtaggaaggccctgctcgtaagcttacaatctatagggaaataggcatatgtacacaaggaaaggtgctatctattgcatagaatgagaagacatgtgaggatatgtgtggactgtaaagagtggatgtaatttgataggaaggtttatgaaagttatgtgggcggttcaggaatttgatacgcttgcctaaagaggtgagttttgagggaacgcttgaaggtttggagactagaggagagtcttattgtgcgtggtagggcattccacagggtgggtgcagcccgatgaaagtcctgcagtcgtgagtgggagcgagtaatgagtgtggatgagagacgcagatcttgtgaagagcgaagaggtcgggttgggagatattttgtgataagcgaagtgatgtacgttggtgtagtttggttaatggccttgtgtgtgagtaaaagtattttatattgaatgcggtagagtacaggtaaccaatggagggactgacagagtggatctgcagacgatgaacgtctagcgaggaagataagcctcgccgctgcattcagaatggattgtagtggtgagagtcttgttttgggaagaccagttaggggactattgcaataatcaatgcgggagataatgagagcgtggattagagttttagcagtgtcttgtgtaaggtatggtcgtattttggatatgttttttagatgcatgtaacatgatcttgagacagattgaatgtggggaacaaaggacagatcagagtcaaggatgacacctaggcagcgagcttgtggggtagggtagatagtcgagttttcaacagtgatagagatatcaggttggtacctactattggccggtggaaatataattaactctgtctttgaaatattaagtttgaggtggcgagatgtcatccaggatgagatggcagaaaggcattcagtgacacggtccagtacagatagggacaagtcaggggaggataggtagatttgagtatcatctgcgtacagatgatactgaaaaccaaaagagctgattagtttaccaagagatgaggtaaatGTGTAATGGTGACCAAAACTTGCTTTGCTTTCTGTAATAGTTAACAGAATTGACTTTTTATTGTAAAACATAATAATTTGTAAACAGGAAACATTTATGAGGCACAACTGCTCTGTCGCATATAATCTCAGATGTTTAATAATCATATGAATTCAAACAACCTACGATAAAGAGGTTGGGCCACCTCCAGACTGAGAAATGTTATCCCATGATTATTAACATGACTGGCTTGGAAAGACTACATACAATCTGTCACAGATGCCTAAAGTGATGCCATGTGATTGGATGTGGTGCGATCATGTGACTTTATAATCTTTCCTAGTCctgactatatattttttttagctttttagaGGGTGGTCCAACCACTCTATTGAGCGGGTGGGCCATAGGGCTTCAATTAGGCAGTAGAGAGACATGAATTTATTTGTATGCATGAAGTTGCTCTTGTGTCACA
This region includes:
- the LOX gene encoding protein-lysine 6-oxidase isoform X3, whose translation is MVCSLGGMLLLQFFVYFYCTFEGSCQNYINPNGRSAFWRHRIQWQNSGKVHSLLSQGSQYRVPRRRESVSNAHRSSTLLLSTTNHTNITLPDSGRPPSSNPDSNSNRGLQHTNTQSPRADQLWFQASRLRNPGDGATGRQRSREDGSTERQQSTLHPLSGQQSQRQNATASNRAGPDIMQADDPYNPYKYSEETYYNYFDTYERRRTSQRQRPGYGTRYFQYGLPDLVPDPYYIQASIYVQKMSMYSLRCAAEENCLASSAYRSDVKDYDQRVLLRFPQRVKNQGTADFMPSRPRYSWEWHSCHQHYHSMDEFSHYDLLDASSHRRVAEGHKASFCLEDTSCDYGYYRRFACTSYTQGLSPGCYDTYNADIDCQWIDITDVKPGNYILKVSVNPSYIVPESDYSNNVVRCDVRYTGNHVYTSSCAISP